In one Hyphomicrobium sp. 99 genomic region, the following are encoded:
- a CDS encoding DUF1656 domain-containing protein, protein MNPELNIFGVFVPSILVCAVMSFFAMAVIARGLRYLGVYRFVWHQSLFNLCVFVCLLGASVMYFSKVH, encoded by the coding sequence ATGAATCCAGAACTCAACATCTTCGGCGTCTTCGTGCCGTCGATCCTCGTCTGCGCGGTCATGTCCTTTTTCGCGATGGCCGTGATCGCGCGCGGGCTGCGATATCTCGGCGTCTATCGTTTTGTGTGGCACCAGTCGTTGTTCAATCTCTGCGTTTTTGTTTGCCTGCTTGGTGCAAGCGTCATGTATTTCTCGAAGGTTCACTGA
- a CDS encoding TetR/AcrR family transcriptional regulator — protein MQKTVQEPRQATRRREVVRRRGASPEKTAQTRQTIVDAALAEFLEKGFADATIESVSKRAGVAKGLIYRYFEAKEALFSAVVQQEIVHAHIDVEESKRGPSETVEAFLRRTLLVSIRNIDKKSRADIARVVIAEGARFPALVEIYRRDVIDPLAQKVKRLAVSARKSGELESDYLAKNPHFLLAPIWAGIVLNKFLDKANPVDIGEMFEAQLDVIFSR, from the coding sequence ATGCAAAAGACCGTTCAGGAGCCTCGTCAGGCAACGCGCCGTCGAGAAGTGGTTCGCCGCCGTGGCGCGAGTCCGGAGAAAACGGCTCAGACGCGGCAAACGATCGTCGATGCGGCACTCGCGGAATTTCTCGAGAAAGGTTTCGCCGACGCCACCATAGAAAGCGTGTCGAAGCGCGCAGGCGTCGCAAAGGGACTGATCTACCGCTATTTCGAAGCCAAAGAAGCGCTGTTCTCCGCAGTGGTGCAGCAGGAGATCGTCCACGCTCACATTGATGTAGAAGAGTCGAAAAGAGGGCCCAGTGAGACCGTCGAAGCGTTCCTGCGGCGAACGCTCTTGGTGTCTATTCGAAACATCGACAAGAAGAGCCGCGCAGATATCGCCCGCGTCGTCATCGCAGAAGGTGCACGGTTCCCGGCTCTTGTCGAGATCTATCGCCGCGACGTGATCGATCCGCTTGCGCAGAAGGTCAAGCGTCTCGCGGTCTCGGCGAGAAAGTCAGGTGAGCTGGAGAGCGATTACCTCGCAAAAAATCCGCATTTTCTTCTGGCGCCGATTTGGGCGGGCATCGTGCTCAATAAATTTTTGGACAAGGCCAATCCCGTCGATATCGGTGAGATGTTCGAAGCGCAACTCGACGTAATTTTTTCTCGCTAA
- a CDS encoding dienelactone hydrolase family protein, whose amino-acid sequence MAAHHHVASDLIGLIRRAYLSRRRFMTASAAAAAGYTLAAGPVRANSITTSAAGLDTGTAKVETPEGAMPAYYAKPAGAHNPPIILVCMEIFGLHEYIKDVTRRLAKLGAFAIAPDYYFKLGDLTKISDIKELVPLVNSKPDSQLVADLDATVRWAKAQGGDASKLGILGFCRGGRAVWVYCAANADVKAGVAFYGSLVDPAAQKEVWPKSPIELAADMKAPVLGLYGGDDQGIPPAQVDMMKAALAAGGKTAEFKIYPGAPHGFHADYRPSYHAEAAKDAWIQAENWFKRWSVLP is encoded by the coding sequence ATGGCCGCTCATCACCACGTCGCGTCCGACCTCATAGGGCTTATTCGGCGCGCATACCTGTCAAGACGCCGCTTCATGACGGCATCTGCGGCTGCCGCGGCCGGCTATACGCTCGCAGCCGGTCCGGTGCGGGCAAATTCAATCACAACGAGCGCCGCCGGTCTCGACACCGGCACCGCGAAGGTGGAGACGCCGGAAGGCGCTATGCCGGCTTATTACGCGAAGCCCGCGGGTGCACATAATCCGCCCATCATTCTCGTCTGTATGGAGATCTTTGGTCTTCACGAGTACATCAAAGATGTGACGCGGCGGCTTGCAAAGCTTGGCGCTTTTGCGATTGCTCCGGACTATTACTTCAAGCTTGGAGACCTGACGAAGATCAGCGACATCAAGGAGCTGGTGCCCCTCGTCAACTCAAAACCAGATTCCCAGCTCGTCGCCGACCTCGATGCAACCGTCCGCTGGGCCAAAGCCCAAGGCGGTGACGCATCGAAGCTCGGCATTTTAGGCTTTTGCCGCGGCGGCCGGGCTGTTTGGGTTTATTGCGCCGCCAACGCCGATGTTAAAGCGGGCGTCGCGTTCTACGGCTCGCTTGTCGATCCGGCAGCACAAAAGGAGGTTTGGCCGAAAAGCCCCATCGAGCTTGCTGCGGACATGAAGGCGCCGGTGCTCGGTCTTTACGGCGGTGATGATCAGGGCATCCCCCCGGCGCAAGTCGATATGATGAAGGCCGCCTTAGCAGCAGGGGGAAAAACTGCAGAATTCAAAATTTATCCGGGCGCTCCGCATGGCTTCCATGCTGATTACCGTCCCAGTTACCATGCAGAAGCTGCCAAAGATGCCTGGATACAGGCGGAGAACTGGTTCAAGCGATGGTCAGTCCTGCCTTGA
- a CDS encoding TonB family protein encodes MAPPSNLTKAESRKLLVATIVISATIHAAAIASVMSGDTGEQFGMLDSKTDTFSLATTQSVVLESISTHDAQTASAAAAASQAGSVESAESAPQDMAEVKEPLSDDPPPTPIKVADVTPTAVAPTEDPLQVIRGGGEPDTVSEIKAAEFSETPVEEMPEAVETKDDAPAKAKQEEKVEKERKVQQEESHYQTAGGSASRSSAEHAVVDGRASASRGNALSYAAGVRARVERNKPSGNGLRGTVRVSFGITTTGELSYVKLSESSGSAKLDQVAMDAVRQAAPFDEPPSDLSPSQLAYVIPFYFR; translated from the coding sequence GTGGCTCCGCCATCAAACCTCACGAAAGCGGAATCGCGAAAGCTGCTTGTCGCCACGATCGTCATTTCGGCGACCATTCACGCAGCTGCGATCGCATCAGTGATGTCGGGCGACACCGGCGAACAATTCGGCATGCTCGATAGCAAGACCGATACGTTCAGCCTCGCGACGACCCAATCGGTCGTTCTTGAATCGATTTCCACCCATGACGCGCAAACGGCGTCGGCTGCTGCTGCAGCGTCTCAGGCCGGAAGCGTCGAATCCGCGGAATCGGCGCCGCAGGACATGGCGGAGGTCAAGGAACCTCTTTCCGATGACCCGCCGCCGACACCGATCAAAGTCGCCGATGTGACGCCGACAGCGGTCGCGCCAACGGAAGACCCTCTGCAGGTGATTCGTGGTGGCGGCGAACCTGACACGGTGAGCGAGATCAAAGCTGCGGAGTTTTCAGAAACGCCCGTCGAAGAAATGCCGGAAGCGGTTGAGACGAAAGATGACGCGCCCGCAAAGGCAAAGCAGGAAGAGAAGGTCGAAAAGGAACGCAAAGTTCAGCAGGAGGAATCGCATTATCAAACAGCGGGCGGCTCGGCATCGCGTTCAAGCGCCGAGCATGCGGTGGTCGATGGTCGGGCTTCTGCTAGCCGCGGAAATGCGTTGAGCTATGCGGCGGGCGTCCGGGCTCGTGTCGAACGCAATAAGCCGTCGGGCAACGGCCTCCGCGGAACGGTCCGCGTTTCATTCGGGATCACGACGACGGGCGAATTGAGTTATGTGAAGCTTTCCGAATCCTCCGGCAGCGCCAAGCTCGACCAGGTTGCGATGGATGCTGTCCGGCAAGCCGCACCATTTGACGAACCGCCGTCCGATCTGTCGCCGTCCCAGCTTGCCTATGTGATCCCGTTCTATTTCCGCTGA
- a CDS encoding HlyD family secretion protein, with translation MISLLSKLGRFAVTIVALGFAIAVGWRLWVHYEVEPWTRDGRVRADIIEIAPDVSGLVTEVLVRDNQLVHKGDVLFRIDRDRFLLALRQAEANVEGQKATLEAAQKDLVRYRTMSSIAVSQQKVEQVTATEAKAQADLHQAEADRDVAKLNLERSDVRASVNGPITNFDLKPGNYVTSGKGVAALIDQDSYHVDGYFEETKLPLIHVGDRATVHMMGEDRAIIGHVESIAGGIEDRDRSNGSNLLADVNPTFSWVRLAQRIPVRIALDDVPDGLRLVAGRTSTVVINP, from the coding sequence ATGATTTCCCTATTATCGAAACTCGGCCGCTTTGCTGTCACCATTGTTGCACTCGGATTTGCGATCGCCGTCGGTTGGCGGCTCTGGGTTCATTACGAAGTGGAGCCCTGGACGCGCGATGGGCGCGTGCGCGCAGACATCATCGAGATTGCGCCGGACGTTTCCGGTCTCGTCACCGAGGTTCTCGTGCGGGACAATCAGCTCGTTCACAAAGGCGATGTTCTCTTTCGCATCGACCGCGATCGCTTCCTGCTGGCGCTCCGGCAGGCGGAGGCCAATGTCGAGGGGCAGAAAGCTACGCTTGAGGCTGCCCAGAAGGATCTCGTGCGCTACCGCACGATGAGCAGCATCGCGGTCAGCCAGCAGAAGGTTGAGCAGGTGACAGCGACGGAAGCCAAGGCCCAAGCGGATTTACATCAGGCCGAGGCAGATCGCGATGTTGCGAAGCTCAATCTTGAGCGGTCCGACGTCCGCGCTTCGGTCAACGGTCCGATCACGAACTTCGATTTGAAGCCGGGCAACTATGTGACCTCAGGCAAGGGCGTTGCGGCGCTCATCGATCAGGATTCGTATCACGTCGATGGATATTTCGAGGAAACGAAGTTGCCGTTGATCCATGTCGGCGACCGAGCGACGGTTCACATGATGGGTGAAGATCGGGCGATCATAGGCCACGTGGAGAGCATCGCCGGCGGCATCGAGGATCGCGACAGAAGCAATGGCAGCAATCTGCTTGCCGACGTCAATCCAACGTTCAGCTGGGTGCGCCTCGCTCAACGCATTCCTGTGCGCATCGCATTGGATGATGTTCCGGACGGCCTGCGTCTCGTTGCGGGCCGGACGTCGACCGTGGTTATCAACCCCTAA
- a CDS encoding FUSC family protein, giving the protein MGLPTTQQWLFSLKTFTAASLALLISLWVPLTNPYWALATVYIASNPLSGATRSKAVFRVFGTLIGAVAAVVMVPNLANAPVLLVLAMAGWTSICLYISLLDRSPRSYVFMLAGYTAALIGFPTVNVPDTIFDVALARTEEITLGIVCAAVVSSIVFPRPVVKAVTQRLEAWLKNSDASARDALEAKSGPEADAHRLRLAAGTGEIENLASHLAYDAGGHPELPRLVREIQPRMLLLLPILSSISDGLRELASLGGPSGPVRALVERLDRWLTPERPGDAQQFDNLRKDIDRRIDTPSVHRTWHDLLELTLLMRLRDLTAIRGDCLHVMTAMAGNATPRPNDFAYQIEGTAIRTRHSDRGQAAVSALVSFSTVIVCCTFWILLAWPEGGTAAMMAAVAGSLFAAQDNPVPSIMAFAKWAVAASILSGIYVFGVFPHVHNFETLMLVFAPALLTIGLLLSKPETLLIGLSLGVNGLATIGIQAHFSVDTAAFLNGSIATTFGVCIAAVMASLLRPVGAEWSIRRLANANRATLAEIAKAEDSSQDARLTGVMLDRLILLAPRAKAAGHRIPEAIGELRQGFNIIDLRRARPGLSTYSRRRVDAVLMALKQHYNGSSTAEAPTSVLDRINRAIVAVRDEDGSSSRKALLGLVGLRRSLFPGEPSPPYLPPAPEMLEAAE; this is encoded by the coding sequence ATGGGCCTGCCCACGACACAACAATGGCTGTTCTCCCTTAAGACGTTCACGGCTGCTTCGCTGGCGCTGTTAATCAGTCTTTGGGTACCGCTGACAAACCCATACTGGGCGTTAGCCACGGTTTATATTGCTTCCAACCCGTTGTCGGGCGCGACGCGATCGAAGGCTGTCTTCCGCGTGTTCGGAACGCTGATCGGCGCTGTTGCCGCCGTCGTCATGGTTCCCAATCTTGCAAACGCGCCCGTTCTGCTCGTGCTTGCCATGGCAGGCTGGACGTCGATCTGTCTCTATATATCGCTGCTCGACCGCAGTCCGAGAAGCTACGTGTTCATGCTCGCGGGCTATACCGCAGCTCTGATCGGATTTCCGACGGTCAACGTCCCGGACACGATTTTTGACGTTGCGCTGGCACGAACAGAGGAGATCACCCTTGGCATCGTCTGCGCCGCTGTGGTCTCGAGCATCGTGTTTCCGCGACCCGTCGTTAAGGCGGTAACGCAAAGACTTGAGGCGTGGCTAAAAAATTCTGACGCCAGCGCGCGCGACGCGCTCGAAGCAAAATCTGGTCCGGAAGCCGACGCGCACCGTCTGCGTCTCGCCGCCGGTACGGGCGAGATTGAAAACCTCGCAAGCCATCTCGCCTATGATGCCGGTGGCCATCCGGAACTGCCGCGGCTCGTTCGGGAGATCCAGCCGCGAATGCTTCTGCTTCTTCCTATTCTATCGTCGATTTCTGACGGGCTACGCGAGCTTGCTTCGCTGGGTGGTCCGTCGGGCCCGGTGCGTGCACTCGTAGAACGCCTCGATCGATGGCTGACGCCGGAGCGTCCAGGCGATGCGCAGCAGTTCGACAATTTGCGAAAAGATATCGACCGACGCATCGACACACCCAGTGTCCATCGGACGTGGCATGATCTGCTTGAGCTCACCCTACTCATGCGGCTGCGCGATCTCACCGCAATCCGAGGCGATTGTCTCCATGTGATGACCGCTATGGCGGGAAATGCGACGCCTCGCCCGAATGACTTCGCGTATCAGATCGAGGGGACAGCCATTCGCACGCGCCATTCCGATCGCGGGCAGGCGGCCGTGTCCGCGCTGGTCAGCTTTTCGACGGTTATCGTCTGCTGCACCTTCTGGATTCTACTTGCGTGGCCGGAAGGCGGTACGGCAGCGATGATGGCCGCCGTCGCCGGAAGCCTTTTCGCAGCCCAGGACAATCCAGTGCCTTCCATCATGGCTTTCGCCAAGTGGGCGGTGGCTGCTTCCATTCTATCCGGAATTTATGTCTTCGGCGTTTTTCCGCACGTCCACAACTTCGAAACGCTCATGCTGGTGTTTGCGCCTGCGCTCCTGACTATCGGTCTGCTCTTGTCAAAGCCCGAGACGCTCTTGATCGGCCTTTCTCTGGGCGTCAACGGTCTCGCCACGATTGGTATCCAGGCGCACTTCAGCGTAGACACCGCCGCGTTTCTCAACGGGAGCATCGCGACTACGTTTGGGGTGTGTATTGCTGCTGTCATGGCATCTTTGCTACGCCCCGTCGGCGCGGAGTGGAGCATTCGCCGCCTTGCCAACGCGAACAGAGCAACGCTTGCCGAGATAGCGAAAGCAGAAGATTCGTCTCAGGACGCGCGGTTAACAGGCGTCATGCTCGACCGCCTGATCCTCCTCGCTCCACGCGCTAAAGCGGCCGGTCACAGGATCCCCGAAGCGATCGGAGAGCTGCGGCAGGGGTTCAATATTATCGATCTTCGACGCGCGCGTCCGGGTCTCTCGACGTATTCGAGGCGGCGCGTCGATGCGGTTCTCATGGCTTTGAAGCAACATTACAACGGAAGCTCTACAGCAGAGGCGCCGACTTCGGTGCTCGACAGGATCAATCGCGCCATCGTCGCGGTGCGTGACGAGGATGGCTCGTCGAGCCGCAAGGCGTTGCTTGGGCTTGTCGGCCTGAGGCGCAGCCTCTTCCCGGGAGAACCGTCGCCGCCATATCTCCCGCCTGCGCCCGAAATGCTCGAGGCAGCCGAATGA